From the Gallaecimonas mangrovi genome, one window contains:
- a CDS encoding sensor histidine kinase, with protein MQLVLPLFQQMSVYLLIVYVFSKTPLFRPLASLSSWPIHKLMVYAIFSGFCIMGTYFGQQTLGAVANTRAIGAILGGLLGGPFVGIAVGLTGGLHRFSMGGFTDVACAISTTWEGFLGGLIHAFWQRCGQTERIFNPWQAFFLGLFAEGCQMAIILIVAHPFDKAKALVEVIALPMMLANATGAALFMSFIRDAKFRAEELAATISDRALRIARRCVGVLEQGFNAKSANTIAEIVKDETGVAAVAITDREHILAFTGMGADHHKVGRPISSSITLDAIRFNRVVFADGLSTPYRCSIRADCELGSSLVVPLKGEKEVVGTIKLYEPKRKLFRNLNRSLGVGIAGVLSNQLLHDQLQANRALLAEAELRALEAKVNPHFLFNSLNTVAAVLRRDAKKARELIVHLAGFLRGNLGRHSVTVTLAEEFAHIDHYLAIEKVRFGDRLSYSAELAVDLEGEKVPALAVQTLVENAIKHGISQAEEGGSVKLVAELVGREVRIFIEDSAARAPVKNDGLGLTLVRERFAALGVSCTLQLHHEPGQYTRAELSWPKGVLP; from the coding sequence GTGCAACTGGTGCTGCCGCTTTTTCAGCAGATGAGTGTGTATCTGCTGATCGTTTATGTGTTTTCTAAAACCCCGCTGTTTCGGCCGCTGGCCAGCTTGTCGAGCTGGCCTATCCATAAGCTGATGGTGTATGCCATTTTCTCGGGTTTTTGCATCATGGGCACCTATTTTGGCCAGCAAACCCTGGGGGCGGTGGCCAATACCCGTGCTATTGGTGCGATTTTAGGTGGCTTGTTGGGCGGGCCCTTCGTGGGCATTGCCGTCGGGCTTACCGGCGGTTTGCACCGCTTTTCCATGGGCGGGTTTACCGATGTGGCTTGCGCTATTTCTACCACCTGGGAAGGCTTTCTAGGCGGCCTTATACATGCCTTTTGGCAGCGCTGCGGGCAAACCGAGCGTATTTTTAACCCTTGGCAGGCGTTCTTTTTGGGGCTCTTTGCCGAAGGTTGCCAAATGGCCATTATTCTTATCGTGGCCCACCCCTTTGATAAAGCCAAAGCGCTGGTAGAGGTGATAGCGCTGCCGATGATGCTGGCCAATGCCACCGGCGCGGCATTATTTATGAGCTTTATTCGCGACGCCAAGTTTCGCGCCGAAGAACTGGCTGCCACCATTTCCGACCGGGCGTTACGTATTGCCAGGCGCTGCGTTGGCGTGTTGGAGCAAGGCTTTAACGCCAAGTCGGCCAATACCATTGCTGAGATAGTTAAAGACGAAACCGGGGTGGCGGCGGTGGCCATTACCGACCGGGAACACATTCTGGCCTTTACCGGTATGGGCGCAGACCATCACAAGGTCGGCCGGCCAATATCGTCATCCATTACCTTGGATGCCATCCGTTTTAACCGGGTGGTATTTGCCGATGGCTTATCGACGCCTTATCGCTGCTCTATTCGCGCTGACTGCGAATTGGGCTCGTCACTGGTGGTACCGCTCAAAGGCGAAAAAGAGGTGGTGGGCACCATTAAGCTTTACGAACCCAAGCGCAAGCTGTTTCGAAACCTCAACCGCAGTCTCGGGGTAGGGATAGCGGGGGTTTTATCCAACCAGTTATTGCACGACCAATTACAAGCCAACCGGGCCTTGCTGGCAGAAGCCGAACTTAGGGCACTGGAGGCCAAGGTCAACCCGCATTTCCTTTTTAATAGCCTTAATACGGTGGCGGCGGTGCTGCGCCGCGATGCCAAAAAGGCCCGTGAGCTGATTGTGCATTTGGCCGGCTTTTTGCGCGGTAACCTTGGCCGCCACAGTGTCACCGTTACCCTGGCTGAAGAGTTTGCGCACATCGACCACTACCTGGCCATTGAAAAGGTGCGCTTTGGTGACCGGCTTAGTTACAGCGCCGAACTGGCGGTAGACCTTGAAGGTGAAAAGGTGCCAGCACTTGCGGTGCAAACACTGGTAGAGAACGCCATTAAGCATGGCATTAGCCAGGCCGAGGAGGGCGGTAGTGTCAAATTGGTCGCCGAGCTTGTCGGCCGAGAGGTGCGAATTTTCATTGAAGACAGCGCCGCCAGAGCGCCGGTGAAGAACGACGGCCTTGGCTTAACACTGGTGCGTGAGCGCTTTGCCGCCTTGGGGGTATCCTGTACACTTCAGCTCCACCACGAACCGGGGCAATACACCCGGGCAGAACTGAGTTGGCCAAAAGGGGTGTTGCCATGA
- the btsR gene encoding two-component system response regulator BtsR: MIRALLVDDEPLAREELAALLEEVGGVKVVGEAGNGKDGLLKARELAPDVVFLDVDMPGLSGVEVSSLLPEPRPALVFVTAHQQYALDAFDEAALDYLLKPVDPERLTKTIKRLDNVIQAQSDDSPLERLACYQGSTVRLVAPKDIDCAYVDLTGTQVVSQGELLHCQLPLKTLEARLPLLRVHRQYLVNPDAIKAIAIKDSGAEIETHFATKVPVSRRYLKLLKEKYLLPI, encoded by the coding sequence ATGATCCGGGCATTGTTAGTCGATGACGAACCGCTGGCGCGTGAAGAGCTGGCCGCACTGTTAGAAGAAGTGGGTGGTGTGAAGGTTGTTGGCGAAGCGGGCAATGGTAAAGATGGCCTGTTAAAAGCCCGCGAGTTGGCCCCTGATGTGGTGTTTTTAGATGTGGACATGCCCGGGCTTTCGGGGGTGGAAGTCTCCAGTTTACTGCCTGAGCCGCGTCCGGCCTTGGTGTTTGTGACCGCCCACCAGCAATATGCGCTGGACGCCTTTGACGAAGCCGCCCTTGATTACCTGCTCAAACCCGTTGACCCGGAACGGCTCACCAAAACCATCAAACGCTTGGATAATGTTATTCAGGCGCAAAGTGATGACAGCCCCCTTGAGCGGCTTGCCTGTTATCAAGGCAGTACGGTGCGGCTGGTGGCGCCGAAAGACATCGATTGTGCCTATGTTGATTTGACCGGTACCCAAGTGGTGTCGCAAGGGGAATTGCTGCACTGCCAACTGCCCCTTAAAACCCTTGAAGCCAGGTTGCCGCTACTGCGAGTGCATCGCCAGTACCTGGTTAACCCCGACGCCATTAAAGCTATTGCCATTAAAGACAGCGGCGCCGAAATTGAAACCCACTTTGCCACCAAGGTGCCCGTGTCTCGCCGTTACTTGAAGCTGTTAAAAGAAAAATACCTGTTGCCAATTTAA
- a CDS encoding isoaspartyl peptidase/L-asparaginase family protein produces MKTLLSSLLLAGASASAQAADDKPIAIAIHGGAGTITRASLTPEQEKAYHAKLQEALDAGYAVLEKGGRSLDAVQAAIMVMENSELFNAGKGAVYNFDGEHELDASIMDGKTLNAGAVAGVKTVKHPITAAYKVMVDSPHVMLSGEGADAFAKAEGLELVDNHYFDTESRKKALEKAKQDIAEKGGYQARDYLEGDYKYGTVGAVALDSSGNLAAATSTGGMTAKRYGRIGDSPIIGAGTYAENGVCAVSSTGHGEYFIRLNIAADICARVRYQGKDIKTAADEVIHGRLAQLGGTGGVIVMGADGSISQPFNTEGMYRGYKTRTEEKTLIYGNP; encoded by the coding sequence ATGAAAACCTTGCTGAGCAGCCTGCTTTTAGCGGGGGCGTCGGCCAGCGCGCAAGCGGCTGATGATAAGCCAATTGCTATTGCCATCCATGGCGGTGCTGGCACCATTACCCGCGCCAGCTTAACGCCAGAGCAGGAAAAGGCCTACCACGCCAAACTGCAAGAAGCGCTGGATGCAGGCTATGCCGTGCTGGAAAAGGGCGGCCGCAGCCTTGATGCGGTGCAGGCGGCCATTATGGTCATGGAAAACTCCGAGCTGTTTAACGCCGGTAAAGGAGCCGTTTATAACTTTGACGGCGAACATGAACTGGATGCGTCCATCATGGACGGCAAAACCCTCAATGCCGGGGCTGTGGCCGGGGTCAAAACTGTTAAGCATCCGATAACAGCGGCCTACAAGGTGATGGTGGATAGCCCACACGTGATGCTGTCAGGGGAGGGCGCAGACGCCTTTGCCAAAGCCGAAGGTTTAGAGCTGGTGGATAACCATTATTTTGATACCGAGTCGCGTAAAAAGGCATTGGAAAAAGCCAAGCAAGACATTGCCGAAAAGGGCGGTTATCAAGCCCGCGATTATCTGGAAGGGGATTATAAGTACGGCACCGTTGGCGCTGTGGCCCTGGACAGCAGCGGTAACTTGGCGGCGGCCACCTCGACCGGCGGTATGACTGCCAAACGTTATGGCCGCATTGGCGACTCGCCGATCATTGGCGCTGGCACCTACGCCGAAAATGGCGTTTGCGCGGTCTCGTCCACCGGCCACGGCGAATACTTTATTCGCCTCAACATTGCCGCGGATATATGTGCGCGGGTGCGCTATCAGGGCAAAGACATTAAGACCGCCGCCGATGAGGTGATCCACGGCCGCTTGGCGCAACTGGGTGGCACCGGTGGGGTGATCGTAATGGGCGCCGATGGTAGCATCAGCCAGCCTTTTAATACCGAAGGCATGTACCGGGGCTATAAAACCCGGACCGAAGAGAAAACCCTGATTTACGGGAACCCCTAA